One genomic region from Diabrotica undecimpunctata isolate CICGRU chromosome 9, icDiaUnde3, whole genome shotgun sequence encodes:
- the LOC140451077 gene encoding uncharacterized protein isoform X1: MEMKEEATEKTCKIETDNETPDGPLDLDGFKIEIEEEIKTESAYDAFDYIDSNVFSVKAEIEQDEHKFTLFEETQTTNEESCPHEENKMKIMETIHSSPKEKYTGQYAEGKILNTNMAVQSGQIPNKYDICFKQCSQQNLNRHLMVHAEEKRYKCEICFKQFPTTSYLKSHLRTHTGEKLHKCEICFKQFCTAGSLKIHLRLHNEEKPYKCETCLKHFLTTSCLKRHLRMHTGKKLDQCDICLKQFSGAGQLKRHLRVHTGEKPYKCEICFKQFTEASTLKTHLRVHTGEKPYKCEICFKQFSMASHLKTHFLRMHTGEKHHKCEICFKQFTEASTLKTHLRVHTGEKPYKCEICFKQFSMASNLKTHFLRMHTGEKHHKCEICFKQFSEAYSLKIHLRVHTGEKPYKCEICFKQFSMSSNLKTHFLKMHTGEKHHKCEICFKQFTEASTLKTHLRVHTGEKPYKCEICFKQFSMASNLKTHFLRMHTGEKHHKCEICFKQFSEAYSLKIHLRVHTGEKPYKCEICFKQFSEAYSLKIHLRVHTGEKPYKCEICFKQFSMSSNLKTHFLKMHTGEKHHKCEICFKQFTEASTLKTHLRVHTGEKPYKCEICFKQFSMASNLKTHFLRMHTGEKHHKCEICFKQFSEAYSLKIHLRVHTGEKPYKCEICFKQFSEANSLKIHLRVHTGEKPYKCEICFKQFSMSSNLKTHFLKMHTGEKHHKCEICFKQFTEASTLKTHLRVHTGEKPYKCEICFKQFSMASNLKTHFLRMHTGEKHHKCEICFKQFSEAYSLKIHLRVHTGEKPYKCEICFKQFSEAYSLKIHLRVHTGEKPYKCEICLKHFCTSSDLKRHLRMHTGENLHRCEICFKQFSKAGNLKMHLRVHTGEKLHSCEICFKQFSNAGNLKMHLRVHTGEKLHSCEICFKQFRKAGQLKRHLRVHTEEKPYNCEVCFKQFSQSSNLKRHLKVHTGKDRNR, translated from the exons ATGGAAATGAAAGAAGAAGCTACTGAGAAAACTTGTAAAATAGAAACAGATAATGAAACGCCTGATGGTCCTTTGGATTTGGATggcttcaaaattgaaattgagGAAGAAATTAAGACTGAAAGTGCATACGACGCGTTTGATTATATAGACTCAAATGTGTTCTCAGTAAAAGCTGAAATAGAACAAGATGAACATAAATTTACACTATTTGAAGAAACGCAAACAACAAATGAAGAAa GTTGTCCCCacgaagaaaataaaatgaaaattatggaAACGATACATTCATCACCTAAAGAAAAATATACAGGTCAATACGCTGaaggaaaaatattaaatacaaatatGGCAGTTCAAAGTGGACAAATACCTAACAAATATGACATTTGTTTCAAGCAATGTTCTCAACAAAACTTAAATCGACATTTGATGGTACATGCCGAAGAAAAAcgttataagtgtgaaatttgctttaaacagTTTCCTACTACAAGTTATTTGAAAAGTCATTTGAgaacgcacactggagaaaagcttcacaagtgtgaaatttgttttaaacagttttgtaCAGCAGGTAGtctgaaaatacatttgagactGCACAATGAAGAAAAgccatacaagtgtgaaacttgCTTAAAACACTTTCTTACTACGAGTtgtttgaaaagacatttgagaatGCACACTGGAAAAAAGCTTGATCAGTGTGatatttgtttaaaacagtttagtGGGGCAGGTcaattgaaaagacatttgagagtgcacactggagaaaaaccatacaagtgtgaaatttgttttaaacagtttactgAAGCAAGtactttgaaaacacatttgagagtgcacactggagaaaaaccatacaagtgtgaaatttgctttaagcagtTTAGTATGGCAAgtcatttgaaaacacattttttaagaatgcacactggagaaaaacatcacaagtgtgaaatttgttttaaacagtttactgAAGCAAGtactttgaaaacacatttgagagtgcacactggagaaaaaccatacaagtgtgaaatttgctttaagcagtttagtatggcaagtaatttgaaaacacattttttaagaatgcacactggagaaaaacatcacaagtgtgaaatttgttttaaacagtttagtgaaGCATAtagtttgaaaatacatttgagagttcacactggagaaaaaccatacaagtgtgaaatttgctttaagcagtttagtatgtcaagtaatttgaaaacacattttttaaaaatgcacactggagaaaaacatcacaagtgtgaaatttgttttaaacagtttactgAAGCAAGtactttgaaaacacatttgagagtgcacactggagaaaaaccatacaagtgtgaaatttgctttaagcagtttagtatggcaagtaatttgaaaacacattttttaagaatgcacactggagaaaaacatcacaagtgtgaaatttgttttaaacagtttagtgaaGCATAtagtttgaaaatacatttgagagtgcacactggagaaaaaccatacaagtgtgaaatttgttttaaacagtttagtgaaGCATAtagtttgaaaatacatttgagagttcacactggagaaaaaccatacaagtgtgaaatttgctttaagcagtttagtatgtcaagtaatttgaaaacacattttttaaaaatgcacactggagaaaaacatcacaagtgtgaaatttgttttaaacagtttactgAAGCAAGtactttgaaaacacatttgagagtgcacactggagaaaaaccatacaagtgtgaaatttgctttaagcagtttagtatggcaagtaatttgaaaacacattttttaagaatgcacactggagaaaaacatcacaagtgtgaaatttgttttaaacagtttagtgaaGCATAtagtttgaaaatacatttgagagtgcacactggagaaaaaccatacaagtgtgaaatttgttttaaacagtttagtgaaGCAAAtagtttgaaaatacatttgagagttcacactggagaaaaaccatacaagtgtgaaatttgctttaagcagtttagtatgtcaagtaatttgaaaacacattttttaaaaatgcacactggagaaaaacatcacaagtgtgaaatttgttttaaacagtttactgAAGCAAGtactttgaaaacacatttgagagtgcacactggagaaaaaccatacaagtgtgaaatttgctttaagcagtttagtatggcaagtaatttgaaaacacattttttaagaatgcacactggagaaaaacatcacaagtgtgaaatttgttttaaacagtttagtgaaGCATAtagtttgaaaatacatttgagagtgcacactggagaaaaaccatacaagtgtgaaatttgttttaaacagtttagtgaaGCATAtagtttgaaaatacatttgagagttcacactggagaaaaaccatacaagtgtgaaatttgcttaaAACACTTTTGTACTTCTAgtgatttgaaaagacatttgagaatGCACACCGGAGAAAATCTTCACCGTTGTGAGatctgttttaaacagtttagtaaagcaggtaatttgaaaatgcatttgagagtgcacaccgGTGAAAAACTTCACAGTTGTGAGatctgttttaaacagtttagtaatgcaggtaatttgaaaatgcatttgagagtgcacaccgGTGAAAAACTTCACAGTTGTGAGatctgttttaaacagtttaggaAAGCAGGTcaattgaaaagacatttgagagtgcacactgaagaaaaaccTTATAACTGCGAggtttgttttaagcagttttctcagagTAGTAATTTGAAACGCCATTTAAAAGTACATACAGGAAAAGATCGTAACCGTTAG
- the LOC140451077 gene encoding uncharacterized protein isoform X2 has translation MKIMETIHSSPKEKYTGQYAEGKILNTNMAVQSGQIPNKYDICFKQCSQQNLNRHLMVHAEEKRYKCEICFKQFPTTSYLKSHLRTHTGEKLHKCEICFKQFCTAGSLKIHLRLHNEEKPYKCETCLKHFLTTSCLKRHLRMHTGKKLDQCDICLKQFSGAGQLKRHLRVHTGEKPYKCEICFKQFTEASTLKTHLRVHTGEKPYKCEICFKQFSMASHLKTHFLRMHTGEKHHKCEICFKQFTEASTLKTHLRVHTGEKPYKCEICFKQFSMASNLKTHFLRMHTGEKHHKCEICFKQFSEAYSLKIHLRVHTGEKPYKCEICFKQFSMSSNLKTHFLKMHTGEKHHKCEICFKQFTEASTLKTHLRVHTGEKPYKCEICFKQFSMASNLKTHFLRMHTGEKHHKCEICFKQFSEAYSLKIHLRVHTGEKPYKCEICFKQFSEAYSLKIHLRVHTGEKPYKCEICFKQFSMSSNLKTHFLKMHTGEKHHKCEICFKQFTEASTLKTHLRVHTGEKPYKCEICFKQFSMASNLKTHFLRMHTGEKHHKCEICFKQFSEAYSLKIHLRVHTGEKPYKCEICFKQFSEANSLKIHLRVHTGEKPYKCEICFKQFSMSSNLKTHFLKMHTGEKHHKCEICFKQFTEASTLKTHLRVHTGEKPYKCEICFKQFSMASNLKTHFLRMHTGEKHHKCEICFKQFSEAYSLKIHLRVHTGEKPYKCEICFKQFSEAYSLKIHLRVHTGEKPYKCEICLKHFCTSSDLKRHLRMHTGENLHRCEICFKQFSKAGNLKMHLRVHTGEKLHSCEICFKQFSNAGNLKMHLRVHTGEKLHSCEICFKQFRKAGQLKRHLRVHTEEKPYNCEVCFKQFSQSSNLKRHLKVHTGKDRNR, from the coding sequence atgaaaattatggaAACGATACATTCATCACCTAAAGAAAAATATACAGGTCAATACGCTGaaggaaaaatattaaatacaaatatGGCAGTTCAAAGTGGACAAATACCTAACAAATATGACATTTGTTTCAAGCAATGTTCTCAACAAAACTTAAATCGACATTTGATGGTACATGCCGAAGAAAAAcgttataagtgtgaaatttgctttaaacagTTTCCTACTACAAGTTATTTGAAAAGTCATTTGAgaacgcacactggagaaaagcttcacaagtgtgaaatttgttttaaacagttttgtaCAGCAGGTAGtctgaaaatacatttgagactGCACAATGAAGAAAAgccatacaagtgtgaaacttgCTTAAAACACTTTCTTACTACGAGTtgtttgaaaagacatttgagaatGCACACTGGAAAAAAGCTTGATCAGTGTGatatttgtttaaaacagtttagtGGGGCAGGTcaattgaaaagacatttgagagtgcacactggagaaaaaccatacaagtgtgaaatttgttttaaacagtttactgAAGCAAGtactttgaaaacacatttgagagtgcacactggagaaaaaccatacaagtgtgaaatttgctttaagcagtTTAGTATGGCAAgtcatttgaaaacacattttttaagaatgcacactggagaaaaacatcacaagtgtgaaatttgttttaaacagtttactgAAGCAAGtactttgaaaacacatttgagagtgcacactggagaaaaaccatacaagtgtgaaatttgctttaagcagtttagtatggcaagtaatttgaaaacacattttttaagaatgcacactggagaaaaacatcacaagtgtgaaatttgttttaaacagtttagtgaaGCATAtagtttgaaaatacatttgagagttcacactggagaaaaaccatacaagtgtgaaatttgctttaagcagtttagtatgtcaagtaatttgaaaacacattttttaaaaatgcacactggagaaaaacatcacaagtgtgaaatttgttttaaacagtttactgAAGCAAGtactttgaaaacacatttgagagtgcacactggagaaaaaccatacaagtgtgaaatttgctttaagcagtttagtatggcaagtaatttgaaaacacattttttaagaatgcacactggagaaaaacatcacaagtgtgaaatttgttttaaacagtttagtgaaGCATAtagtttgaaaatacatttgagagtgcacactggagaaaaaccatacaagtgtgaaatttgttttaaacagtttagtgaaGCATAtagtttgaaaatacatttgagagttcacactggagaaaaaccatacaagtgtgaaatttgctttaagcagtttagtatgtcaagtaatttgaaaacacattttttaaaaatgcacactggagaaaaacatcacaagtgtgaaatttgttttaaacagtttactgAAGCAAGtactttgaaaacacatttgagagtgcacactggagaaaaaccatacaagtgtgaaatttgctttaagcagtttagtatggcaagtaatttgaaaacacattttttaagaatgcacactggagaaaaacatcacaagtgtgaaatttgttttaaacagtttagtgaaGCATAtagtttgaaaatacatttgagagtgcacactggagaaaaaccatacaagtgtgaaatttgttttaaacagtttagtgaaGCAAAtagtttgaaaatacatttgagagttcacactggagaaaaaccatacaagtgtgaaatttgctttaagcagtttagtatgtcaagtaatttgaaaacacattttttaaaaatgcacactggagaaaaacatcacaagtgtgaaatttgttttaaacagtttactgAAGCAAGtactttgaaaacacatttgagagtgcacactggagaaaaaccatacaagtgtgaaatttgctttaagcagtttagtatggcaagtaatttgaaaacacattttttaagaatgcacactggagaaaaacatcacaagtgtgaaatttgttttaaacagtttagtgaaGCATAtagtttgaaaatacatttgagagtgcacactggagaaaaaccatacaagtgtgaaatttgttttaaacagtttagtgaaGCATAtagtttgaaaatacatttgagagttcacactggagaaaaaccatacaagtgtgaaatttgcttaaAACACTTTTGTACTTCTAgtgatttgaaaagacatttgagaatGCACACCGGAGAAAATCTTCACCGTTGTGAGatctgttttaaacagtttagtaaagcaggtaatttgaaaatgcatttgagagtgcacaccgGTGAAAAACTTCACAGTTGTGAGatctgttttaaacagtttagtaatgcaggtaatttgaaaatgcatttgagagtgcacaccgGTGAAAAACTTCACAGTTGTGAGatctgttttaaacagtttaggaAAGCAGGTcaattgaaaagacatttgagagtgcacactgaagaaaaaccTTATAACTGCGAggtttgttttaagcagttttctcagagTAGTAATTTGAAACGCCATTTAAAAGTACATACAGGAAAAGATCGTAACCGTTAG